From the Mauremys reevesii isolate NIE-2019 unplaced genomic scaffold, ASM1616193v1 Contig43, whole genome shotgun sequence genome, one window contains:
- the LOC120394238 gene encoding uncharacterized protein LOC120394238, protein MSPAQLAIQERESGRIRGGRSKGLHEHGLVQPTKFLASVISCDSLASADALILHVAMAPRLAGHLWRTAGRGCLLLLLISRAVTSTRCQPEPSGAGDCPHTGCSVSSGGSLRVPLHLPATLDLYKTHNSTLTWDHVYTFINGTAHQLLRSFQGRVSVSGGDFTMQDVRRGDGGVYMFQDLDATCLAWLHLTVLEPVDRRWYLLLLIPVSLVLALVVWKLKDSCRRA, encoded by the exons ATGTCTCCTGCCCAGCTCGCCATCCAGGAGCGGGAGAGTGGAAGAATTCGGGGGGGCAGATCAAAGGGGTTGCATGAACATGGACTCGTCCAGCCTACTAAGTTCTTGGCCTCCGTGATTTCTTGTGACA GTTTGGCCTCTGCAGACGCGCTGATCCTACACGTCGCGATGGCTCCCAGGCTCGCAGGGCATCTCTGGAGGACGGCGGGACGTGGTTGCCTTCTCCTCCTGCTGATTTCCAGGGCTGTTACCTCCACCCGATGCCAACCTGAGCCATCAG GCGCTGGCGATTGTCCTCACACTGGCTGTTCTGTGTCCAGCGGGGGCTCCTTGCGTGTCCCACTTCACCTGCCCGCCACCCTGGACCTTTACAAGACGCACAATTCCACGCTGACATGGGACCACGTCTACACCTTCATCAATGGGACGGCACACCAGCTGCTGCGTTCCTTCCAAGGGCGGGTCTCCGTGTCCGGGGGCGACTTCACGATGCAGGACGTGCGCCGCGGGGACGGGGGAGTCTACATGTTCCAAGATCTGGATGCGACGTGCCTGGCCTGGCTCCATCTGACGGTGCTGG AGCCCGTGGACCGGAGATGGTACCTGCTGCTTCTCATTCCAGTTTCGCTGGTTCTAGCCCTTGTGGTCTGGAAGCTGAAGGACTCGTGTCGGCGAGCATAG